A DNA window from Rhineura floridana isolate rRhiFlo1 chromosome 11, rRhiFlo1.hap2, whole genome shotgun sequence contains the following coding sequences:
- the LOC133367310 gene encoding vomeronasal type-2 receptor 26-like, translating into MQLLCTKGHFFHNYKCDSQNNLAAVIGGPDANVCLHMATILRNYKIPQLTYSSAPETNNKPQVGFEHWMFPSASNEYEGILQLLLHFRWTWVGVLYVSVESTDIFVQNMLPVFAQRGICLDFVEKLPSMSFSNEIENMVLKGIKTFRVIMGSTANVVVFHGETHTMIIFRYLIQYLQFYDIPVNNKGRVWIMTAEMAFTSLPFQRTWDVNILHGAISFAVHSREVLGLQKFLQMRNPTSEKDDGFIKIFWEKAFECLFPISMVNKETEEICTGEEKLGTLPASIIEMSLTAHSVHNAVYAVAHALHAMYSSKFKHRATVDEGKWKLLNQHPWQILRFLRNVVFNNTAGEQVSFDQNGVLIGGLDIVNWVTYPNQSFRRVKVGKIDPNAPTDLVFTISEDTIIWPSRFNQKVISLMSKNPFKVENGQCLLIEALVSMDN; encoded by the exons ATGCAGCTTCTCTGCACAAAGGGGCATTTTTTCCACAACTACAAATGTGATTCCCAGAACAATTTGGCAGCAGTCATTGGGGGACCTGATGCTAATGTCTGTCTCCATATGGCAACCATCCTGAGGAACTACAAGATTCCACAG CTCACATATAGCTCTGCTCCAGAAACTAACAACAAACCCCAAGTTGGTTTTGAACACTGGATGTTTCCAAGTGCATCCAATGAATATGAGGGGATTCTGCAGTTACTGCTGCATTTCAGGTGGACATGGGTTGGAGTACTTTATGTCAGTGTTGAAAGTACAGATATATTTGTACAGAACATGCTTCCTGTGTTTGCCCAGAGAGGAATCTGCTTGGACTTTGTAGAAAAATTGCCCTCAATGAGTTTTTCCAATGAGATTGAAAACATGGTGCTGAAAGGGATCAAAACATTTAGGGTCATCATGGGAAGCACAGCCAATGTGGTGGTCTTTCATGGCGAGACTCATACCATGATAATTTTCAGATATCTGATTCAGTATTTACAATTTTATGACATACCAGTGAACAACAAAGGTAGAGTCTGGATTATGACAGCAGAGATGGCTTTCACATCCCTTCCATTCCAAAGAACGTGGGATGTAAACATCCTCCATGGTGCTATATCCTTTGCTGTTCACTCAAGGGAAGTGTTGGGCTTGCAGAAATTTCTTCAGATGAGAAATCCCACCTCAGAAAAAGACGATGGCTTCATCAAGATCTTCTGGGAAAAAGCATTTGAATGTTTGTTCCCCATATCCATGGTAAACAAGGAGACTGAGGAAATCTGCACTGGGGAAGAGAAGCTGGGGACTCTTCCTGCATCTATTATTGAAATGAGCTTGACAGCCCACAGTGTCCACAATGCTGTCTATGCTGtggcgcatgctttgcatgctatGTATTCATCCAAATTTAAACATAGAGCAACAGTGGATGAAGGAAAATGGAAGCTTCTTAATCAACATCCATGGCAG ATCCTGCGCTTTCTGAGAAATGTTGTGTTTAACAACACTGCTGGGGAACAAGTTTCCTTTGACCAAAATGGGGTGTTAATAGGTGGACTTGATATTGTCAATTGGGTCACATACCCCAACCAGTCCTTCCGCAGAGTAAAGGTGGGAAAGATAGATCCTAATGCTCCCACAGACTTAGTGTTCACCATTTCTGAGGATACCATCATATGGCCTAGCAGATTTAACCAG AAAGTCATTTCATTAATGTCTAAAAATCCATTCAAAGTTGAGAATGGGCAGTGTTTGCTGATAGAAGCACTTGTGTCTATGGACAATTGA